The region CATTTAAAAATTATTTTAGATAAATATAATCTTTTAAATGAAAACAATCCGAAGCCTAATTATCACTTCTACTTATCTGACCTGACTAAAAATTTCGAAAAAATCTCAAAGAAATTCTTCGGGAAAACAATAGATCTGGAACTGAAAGTATTATAAATAAAAAAAGACTCAAAAAAGAGTCTTTTTTTTATTTATATCTCAAGAATGACTTCTTGTTTTTCATGTCTTGTTTTGGGAGTAATGGTCGGCTGATTGCTGTCTTCTTCAGCTCTTAGACCAATGGTAACCGCAAATAGAGTTTCATACTTTTCATTGTTTAAAATAGTGTCATACTTTTCTGGTTCAATTCCTTCCATTGGTGTAGAATCTATTCCCATTTCTGCACATGCTGAAAGGAAGACTCCCAATGAAAGGTAAACCTGATGACCCAGCCATGATTTTATGGCAGCATTGCCCTTCGGTTTTACAAAATTTTTATAATAATTCACACTTCCTTCAGGAAGATAACCTTCAATCTTATTTTCAAAATCATCAGGGTTTTTCATGACCTGAAATACAATTAAATAATTGCTGTCCAAAACTTTTTCCTTGTTCCAGTAAGAGGCTTCTGCCAAAGGTTGCTTTAAATCGGAAAAATTATTTACAAAAATAAAATTCCATGGCTGACTGTTGATAGAGGAAGGACTTAGCTGTAAAATGTCTTTTAACTGCTGAATTTTTTCTTCACTTATTGTTCCTTGAGGATTATACTTTTTCACAGTATATCTCGATTTCATTTTTTCTAAAAAGCTCATAATTTTATACTATATTTTTTATAGTTGCAAAACTAATTTAAGTTTAATACATTTGCAATAACGGTAAAAAAGGATAGTATAAAAATGTATACAATAGATAATAAAGTATATCCGTGTTGTACAAGTGTTACCATGCGGTTTATTGGAGGAAAATGGAAAGCGGTAATTCTGGTCCATCTGAAGAATGGTCCCAAAAGATACAATGAAGTGAGAAAATTGATTCCCACGATTACAGAAAGAACATTAAGCCTACAACTGAAGCAATTAGAAGAAGACCATATTATTGATCGAAAGGTTTTTACAGAAAAACCGCCGCTAATGGTAGAATATACATTGACGGATTTTGGGAAAACATTACTTCCTGTTTTGGAAGAAATTACAAAATGGGGAATTGAAGCTTCTGAAAGATTCAAAAAAAAATAATCAAGAAAAAATCCTGATTATTCTGTTATTTCTGTAGTCGCTTCCTGATTAGGTTTAAAAAAGCTGAAGCTTACGTTTCCGTATTTTCGGGTATCCATTAAATTCGGATGGTCAAATTTCATTCGGCTTTGATGCTCCACGATCAGTATGCCGTTTTCTTTTAGATATTTATTGTTTAATACTAAAGAAATCAATTCGTGGTATTTTTTTTCTTCCATTTCGAAAGGGGCGTCAGAAAATACGACCTCAAATGACTTTTTATTTCTAAACTTCTTTAGCCAGTCAAAAACATCCCCTCTCTGAACGTTAACCTGTAAGCTAAATCCTAATTCAGAAGCTGTGGAATTCAGAAAGCTGGTGTGTTTGGGATTCATTTCTACAGAAGTAATGTCCTGACATCCTCTGGAAGCAAATTCAAAGGTTATAGAGCCAATTCCTGCGAATAAATCCAGCACGGAAACCGACTGCATATCATATGTATTTTCCAAAATACTGAATAGCGCCTCTTTTGCAAAATCCGTTGTTGGTCTTACATCAAAATTTTTCGGAGCGGCTATTTTTTTAGCTTTCCATTTTCCCGAGATGATTCTGTACATATTATGGTAGGTTTTAAGTTGTAGATCGTAGGTAACAGGTATACTAAACACATGTTATCTGGTTACTGCAACCTAATTTAAAATAAAATTTTTATTAGGAATATTATCAAAAACGATTTTCAGATTCTTTACAAACTTTTGTAATTCTGAAATAAAGGTTTCATTCTCTGTGGTTTCACCGTAGGCAAAAAAGCTGGTTTCATTAATTCCAAAACCTATTTTACTTAAAGTGAACATCACAAAATAAAGAAAATCAACTTCTGAATTGACATCCAGATTATTATATAAGATGATTTTTTTATCATCAATAGCAAAAAACTCACACTGATTATGGTATAGGTTGATGTGAATTTCTTTATTGCTTTTATTATGAATAGCATTTAAAAACTTTTCCCCTGAAAAATTAAAATGAACAGGTATCCCTAGACTCTTTATTTTCTGATAAAAATGTTTTGGAAAAGTGTAATAAAACTGAACCTTGAATTTTTTATTGACAGAAAGCATAAGCTCTTCGTTATCCTTATCAACAGGAGCGTTAAAAGCAATTAAGTCAAATCCTGCATCATGCTCAGAAAATCCTTCCGGCATTAAAGTAAAGTGATTCAAGGCTGAAATTACCTGAATTTCATCAAATTTTTGTTTACCCAACACTTCATCCAGTTTATGTGAGATGAAATTTTCCGGAGTTTCTTCGTCTACGAAATAAGATTTTTCTTCCACAATGCTTTTATTTCTAGCAATTTGGAAGATCAGTCCGTCTTTGGTAAAAAGTAAATTAAGTACGTTCATATTTCAATTCCTGCAAATTTAGTGAAATTCTACCATTACTGCACCCGATTGATGATGAAGTATTTCCTTATTGTAAAAATCGAGATTGGTCTGACTTTCCAAAGTATCCCAAACCAACTTCTGTAAAATTCCGTCACCAATTCCGTGTACGATTTCCAGCCTTTTAAGATGATTTTTTCTGCAGAATTCCAGGGTTTCCACCAGTTTTTCCTTTTGAATAAACAATCTTTCAAAACTATCATAATCATTAGGATTCTTAACTAAATTATGAAAATGCAGGTCTAACACCAAATGGTTTTTCTGATGTTTTTTAGAAATATTTTTTTTAGGTTCGGCTTTTTTTATGATTTCTACCTTTTCATAAAAATCTGAAATTTTCGGAACCAGTTTCTCTTTCTGATATTGATGGGTAAAGCCATATTCATCTTTAAACACTACAATATTTCCATGAACGGAAGTTATTACTCCGTTTAAATCTTCATCTACCACAGAAACTTTGTCTCCAATCTTCATTTCTTAATAATTTATTTCGGTCCCAGCTCAATGACCTCCAGATCCTTTATTTCTGCACCATCAATCACAAAACGCATCATGGTCCTCATTTTGTGCCAACCTTGCTTACCGCAAGCTCCGGGATTGAGGTGAAGCAAATTATTTTTTTCATCAAACATCGCCTTCAAAATATGAGAATGTCCGGAAATAAATAAATTCGGTGCTTTTTCAGAAATCTCTTTTTTAGCTAAAGGAGTATATTTTCCGGGATATCCACCAATATGAATCATCACAATTTCAACTTCTTCACAGAAAAAACGGTTTACTTCAGGAAATTCAGAACGAATTTTAGCGTTGTCAATATTTCCGTAAACTCCTTTCAAAGGTTTGATTTTCTCAAGCTGTTCAATGACTTCCATACTTCCGAAATCTCCGCCATGCCATATTTCATCAGAGTGCTGAGCGTATTCTAAAATTCGGTCATCGATATAGGAATGAGAGTCGGATAGTAGTAATATTCTGGTCATTATCTAAGGGTTCTTTCTGAAATCTTTAGATTCCACTTTCTCTTTTCAGTTAAAAAATTTAAAATGTAATAATCATCATTTTTCATGCTTAAAACTTTTTGCAAATATAGGGGTTAAATAAAAATCTTAATATTTAGTACATTTGAAAAAATAAAAAAATGAAGCAGAAACTTTCTCTTTTCCTTTTTCTTTTGACCGTTGGTATTGCCAATGCACAGGTTGAGGAAAAAAAACTGGATGAATTGGTCCAGAATACGTTAAAAACTTTTGATGTTCCCGGAATGTCTGTAGGAATTATCAAAGACGGGAAATTAATTTATTCAAAAGGTTTTGGAGTACGCTCATTAACCACAAAACAACCGATGGATGACAATACTTTAGTGGGAATTGCTTCCAATTCAAAAGGTTTTACCTGTACAGCACTGGCTATTTTAGCGGATGAAGGGAAATTGAACTGGGATGATAAAGTTTCAAAATATATTCCTGAATTTCAAATGTACGATCCGTATGTTTCCCAAAATGTTACCATTAAAGATTTGGTGACTCACAGAGCCGGATTAGGTTTAGGACAGGGAGATTTAATGTTTTTTCCGGAAGGAGGAAATTTAACGGTGAATGATATTGTTCATAATGTAAGGTATTTAAAGCCTGAAAATCCTTTCAGAACCACTCTGGATTATAATAATATCATGTTCATTGTTGCCGGAGAAGTAATTCACAGAGTTTCAGGGCTGAGTTGGGCAGAATTTATCGAGCAAAGAATTATGAAACCTGTAGGAATGACTTCAAGTTTTGGGAGTTATAACAGAGCAAAAGCAGTTGCCAATAAAATTGATGCCCATGCTCCTGTAGACGGAAAAGCTGTTGCAGTTCCTCATGACTGGAATGAAACGGCCAATGCAGCAGGAGGAATTATGAGTAATATTAAAGATATGACACTTTGGGCTGAATGTTTGTTGAATAATTTCACGACAAAAGACGGAAAGAAATTAGTTTCAGATAAAAATGTTCAACAGCTTTGGAGCTTACAGATTCCAAGCGGAGTGTCAGCAAAAAATCCGTATGATACAAGCTTTTATGGGTATGGAATGGGCTGGTTTTTAAGTGATGTAAAAGGTCACAAACAAATCCAGCATACAGGAGGATTGATCGGAACGGTAACTCAGTTTACATTAATTCCGGATATGAAACTGGGAATTGTCGTTTTGACCAATCAACAGTCCGGAGCAGC is a window of Candidatus Chryseobacterium colombiense DNA encoding:
- a CDS encoding NAD(P)H-dependent oxidoreductase, whose protein sequence is MSFLEKMKSRYTVKKYNPQGTISEEKIQQLKDILQLSPSSINSQPWNFIFVNNFSDLKQPLAEASYWNKEKVLDSNYLIVFQVMKNPDDFENKIEGYLPEGSVNYYKNFVKPKGNAAIKSWLGHQVYLSLGVFLSACAEMGIDSTPMEGIEPEKYDTILNNEKYETLFAVTIGLRAEEDSNQPTITPKTRHEKQEVILEI
- a CDS encoding winged helix-turn-helix transcriptional regulator, yielding MYTIDNKVYPCCTSVTMRFIGGKWKAVILVHLKNGPKRYNEVRKLIPTITERTLSLQLKQLEEDHIIDRKVFTEKPPLMVEYTLTDFGKTLLPVLEEITKWGIEASERFKKK
- a CDS encoding RsmD family RNA methyltransferase gives rise to the protein MYRIISGKWKAKKIAAPKNFDVRPTTDFAKEALFSILENTYDMQSVSVLDLFAGIGSITFEFASRGCQDITSVEMNPKHTSFLNSTASELGFSLQVNVQRGDVFDWLKKFRNKKSFEVVFSDAPFEMEEKKYHELISLVLNNKYLKENGILIVEHQSRMKFDHPNLMDTRKYGNVSFSFFKPNQEATTEITE
- a CDS encoding DUF3822 family protein, with amino-acid sequence MNVLNLLFTKDGLIFQIARNKSIVEEKSYFVDEETPENFISHKLDEVLGKQKFDEIQVISALNHFTLMPEGFSEHDAGFDLIAFNAPVDKDNEELMLSVNKKFKVQFYYTFPKHFYQKIKSLGIPVHFNFSGEKFLNAIHNKSNKEIHINLYHNQCEFFAIDDKKIILYNNLDVNSEVDFLYFVMFTLSKIGFGINETSFFAYGETTENETFISELQKFVKNLKIVFDNIPNKNFILN
- a CDS encoding Smr/MutS family protein, with amino-acid sequence MKIGDKVSVVDEDLNGVITSVHGNIVVFKDEYGFTHQYQKEKLVPKISDFYEKVEIIKKAEPKKNISKKHQKNHLVLDLHFHNLVKNPNDYDSFERLFIQKEKLVETLEFCRKNHLKRLEIVHGIGDGILQKLVWDTLESQTNLDFYNKEILHHQSGAVMVEFH
- a CDS encoding metallophosphoesterase family protein; this translates as MTRILLLSDSHSYIDDRILEYAQHSDEIWHGGDFGSMEVIEQLEKIKPLKGVYGNIDNAKIRSEFPEVNRFFCEEVEIVMIHIGGYPGKYTPLAKKEISEKAPNLFISGHSHILKAMFDEKNNLLHLNPGACGKQGWHKMRTMMRFVIDGAEIKDLEVIELGPK
- a CDS encoding serine hydrolase: MKQKLSLFLFLLTVGIANAQVEEKKLDELVQNTLKTFDVPGMSVGIIKDGKLIYSKGFGVRSLTTKQPMDDNTLVGIASNSKGFTCTALAILADEGKLNWDDKVSKYIPEFQMYDPYVSQNVTIKDLVTHRAGLGLGQGDLMFFPEGGNLTVNDIVHNVRYLKPENPFRTTLDYNNIMFIVAGEVIHRVSGLSWAEFIEQRIMKPVGMTSSFGSYNRAKAVANKIDAHAPVDGKAVAVPHDWNETANAAGGIMSNIKDMTLWAECLLNNFTTKDGKKLVSDKNVQQLWSLQIPSGVSAKNPYDTSFYGYGMGWFLSDVKGHKQIQHTGGLIGTVTQFTLIPDMKLGIVVLTNQQSGAAFNTITNTVKDSYLGIADRNWLKTYGDRMKKMEEVFDKQKKEAFAKSEAFRKDKNLQPKPEQFVGTYNDQWFGDVEVSQQGNTYRILCKNSPRLKGELLPYSNNSFIIKWDDRSYDADAYIIFNYDETGKAESARLKPISDVTDFSFDFDDLDLKRK